One region of Chitinophaga varians genomic DNA includes:
- the hemB gene encoding porphobilinogen synthase yields MIRRNRIMRVSPAIRAMVAETILRPSDFIAPLFVTEGENVQEEISSMPGYFRYSLDLTIREAKELWSLGIKSVLLFVKAPDSVKDNKGTEAVNPNGLMQRAIRGIKDAVPDMVVMTDVALDPYSSYGHDGIVEGTEIVNDPTVEVLARMSLSHAQAGADFVAPSDMMDGRILAIRNILEQNGFDKTGIMAYSAKYASCFYGPFRDALDSAPGFGDKKTYQMDYANSREAIKETLMDIEEGADIVMVKPAMAYLDIMRIIKDRTTVPVSAYHVSGEYAMIKAAAANGWLDENKAILESMTSIKRAGADLIATYFAKDAVRLLNA; encoded by the coding sequence ATGATCAGAAGAAACAGAATCATGAGAGTATCCCCTGCCATTCGTGCAATGGTAGCAGAAACAATATTGCGTCCCAGCGATTTCATCGCCCCGCTGTTTGTAACTGAAGGAGAAAATGTGCAGGAAGAGATCAGCTCGATGCCCGGCTATTTCCGGTATTCACTGGACCTCACCATCCGCGAGGCCAAAGAATTATGGAGCCTCGGCATCAAAAGTGTATTGCTTTTTGTGAAAGCGCCTGATAGTGTTAAAGACAATAAAGGCACCGAAGCGGTTAATCCCAACGGATTGATGCAACGTGCCATCCGTGGCATCAAGGATGCTGTTCCGGACATGGTGGTGATGACAGACGTAGCGCTGGACCCTTACTCTTCCTATGGCCACGATGGTATCGTGGAAGGCACGGAAATCGTGAACGATCCCACCGTGGAAGTACTGGCCCGTATGAGCCTCAGCCATGCACAGGCCGGCGCCGACTTTGTGGCACCCAGCGATATGATGGACGGCCGCATCCTCGCCATCCGCAATATCCTTGAACAAAACGGTTTCGACAAAACCGGTATCATGGCCTACAGTGCCAAATATGCCTCCTGCTTCTACGGTCCTTTCCGTGATGCACTGGACTCCGCTCCCGGCTTCGGCGATAAAAAGACCTACCAGATGGACTACGCCAATTCCCGCGAAGCGATCAAGGAAACACTGATGGACATTGAAGAAGGCGCCGATATCGTGATGGTGAAGCCCGCCATGGCCTATCTCGATATCATGCGCATCATTAAAGACCGTACTACCGTTCCCGTTAGCGCGTACCACGTGAGCGGCGAATATGCCATGATCAAGGCAGCAGCTGCCAACGGCTGGCTCGACGAGAACAAGGCCATCCTGGAAAGTATGACCAGCATCAAACGTGCCGGTGCCGACCTGATCGCCACCTACTTCGCTAAAGATGCAGTAAGACTGCTGAATGCTTAA
- a CDS encoding TolC family protein gives MNKRIYQYALGACLLTGAVACTTQKELQLPERISASVTTAPAADTISLASFDRIFQDRYLKNLVDSALQNNYDLLAASRRISAAQANLMMARNAWLPSVNLSLTAGVDHFADYTMTGVGNFDTNKSPNINDDQRVSDPTPEYFAGIRSSWEIDLWGKLKQQRHATMARFLATSEARRLLTTQIVAGITGLYYELLAMDNELVIIHRNIKLQEAAVATVHIQKDAGRATELAVQQFTAQLLSTQALEFGVKQEIASIENQLNALMGRLPQHIERSAVSDLVDTANLPPAVPSGIPANLLLHRPDIQRAELELSATKADVKAARAAFLPGLTITPYAGFNAFKAGLLFKSPASIAWGALGSVTAPIFNKKQLKAQYNISTANAYTAFYEYQQAIVNGYQEVATALNKVENQHQAFSLKSKEVLVLQQAVSTANILFTTGYANYLEVITAQKSVLEAELALVNTRKGVYQGLVSLYRSLGGSGAR, from the coding sequence ATGAATAAACGAATATATCAATATGCGCTGGGCGCCTGTCTGTTGACGGGCGCCGTCGCCTGCACCACACAGAAAGAACTGCAGCTGCCGGAACGTATATCCGCTTCCGTTACTACCGCTCCGGCTGCTGACACTATATCACTGGCGAGCTTTGACCGCATTTTCCAGGACCGGTACCTGAAAAATCTGGTTGACAGCGCGCTGCAAAACAACTACGACCTGCTGGCCGCCAGCCGCCGTATTTCTGCCGCACAGGCCAACCTGATGATGGCCCGGAACGCATGGCTGCCTTCTGTCAATCTATCATTGACAGCTGGTGTTGACCACTTTGCGGATTATACGATGACCGGCGTGGGCAACTTCGACACCAACAAATCGCCCAATATCAATGACGATCAACGGGTATCCGATCCTACGCCTGAATACTTTGCCGGTATCAGAAGCTCCTGGGAGATAGATCTGTGGGGTAAACTGAAACAGCAGCGGCATGCCACCATGGCGCGCTTCCTGGCCACCAGCGAGGCTCGCCGCCTGCTCACCACTCAAATCGTGGCCGGTATCACCGGCCTCTATTATGAGCTGCTGGCCATGGACAATGAACTGGTGATCATCCACCGCAACATCAAGCTACAGGAAGCAGCCGTGGCCACGGTACATATACAAAAAGATGCCGGTCGCGCTACCGAGCTGGCCGTGCAACAGTTTACCGCACAACTGCTGAGCACACAGGCGCTCGAATTTGGCGTAAAGCAGGAAATCGCATCCATCGAAAACCAGCTGAACGCGCTGATGGGCAGACTGCCACAACATATTGAGCGCAGCGCTGTATCAGACCTGGTAGATACCGCCAACCTGCCTCCCGCTGTTCCTTCCGGCATCCCGGCAAATCTGTTGCTGCACCGTCCGGACATCCAACGGGCCGAACTGGAGCTCAGCGCCACCAAGGCCGACGTAAAAGCCGCCAGGGCCGCTTTTCTCCCGGGACTCACCATTACACCTTATGCCGGCTTTAACGCCTTTAAGGCAGGACTGCTGTTTAAATCACCCGCCTCCATTGCCTGGGGCGCACTGGGAAGTGTCACCGCTCCCATTTTCAACAAAAAACAGCTGAAAGCACAGTACAACATTTCCACCGCTAACGCCTATACGGCATTTTACGAATACCAGCAGGCGATTGTGAACGGTTACCAGGAAGTGGCCACTGCACTTAACAAAGTAGAGAACCAGCACCAGGCATTTTCCCTCAAATCCAAAGAGGTGCTGGTATTACAGCAGGCCGTGTCTACTGCCAATATCCTGTTCACCACCGGCTACGCCAATTACCTGGAAGTGATCACCGCCCAGAAAAGCGTACTGGAAGCGGAACTGGCGCTGGTAAACACACGAAAAGGCGTGTACCAGGGACTGGTATCGCTATACCGGTCTTTGGGCGGCTCCGGCGCACGTTAA
- a CDS encoding efflux RND transporter periplasmic adaptor subunit encodes MRQNTGIYASLLALFVAGCVTKGESTGNEELKSLPVTSLVVKDTILHRTYVTDIQAVQNVEIRARVSGFLDKIYVDEGQEVKKGQLLFGINDAEYSAELTKAKAVLSNMVAEAKSASLELERVKMLVEKKVIAASELEVAKARLAAAQAKIDEARSAESNAAMRLSYTSIRAPFDGIIDRIPLKKGSLISEGALLTTVSDTREVYAYFNVSETEYLQYSKAIAKGDNSYNQVQLVLADGSDYPNVGKIETMESEFEENTGSIAFRARFSNPAKLLKHGASGKVRLTTEMDSAIIIPQKAVFEMQDKNYVFVVDASNKVTMRNFVPQARFSHFYIVKSGLKPGERIVCEGVRNIRDGVQIAPRTVPMDSLLRI; translated from the coding sequence ATGCGTCAAAATACAGGGATTTACGCTTCGCTGCTCGCGTTATTCGTGGCAGGCTGCGTTACCAAAGGAGAAAGTACCGGAAATGAAGAACTGAAATCACTGCCTGTTACCAGTCTTGTGGTAAAGGACACCATACTGCACCGTACATATGTTACCGATATACAAGCCGTTCAGAACGTGGAAATACGTGCCCGTGTGAGTGGTTTCCTGGATAAAATTTATGTGGACGAAGGACAGGAAGTGAAAAAAGGACAACTGCTGTTTGGCATCAACGATGCGGAATACAGTGCAGAGCTGACCAAAGCCAAAGCCGTCCTCAGTAACATGGTAGCGGAAGCAAAATCCGCTTCGCTGGAACTGGAACGGGTGAAAATGCTGGTAGAGAAAAAAGTCATCGCGGCCTCCGAGCTGGAAGTGGCCAAGGCACGCCTTGCCGCTGCCCAGGCTAAAATCGATGAAGCCCGCTCCGCTGAAAGCAATGCAGCCATGCGCCTCTCCTACACCAGTATCCGCGCACCTTTCGACGGTATTATCGACCGTATACCACTGAAAAAAGGAAGCCTTATCAGTGAAGGCGCCCTGCTGACCACTGTGTCAGACACCCGTGAGGTATACGCTTATTTCAACGTATCCGAAACAGAATATCTCCAATACAGCAAAGCCATCGCCAAAGGCGACAACAGCTACAACCAGGTACAGCTGGTCCTCGCCGATGGCAGTGATTATCCGAACGTCGGCAAAATCGAAACCATGGAAAGCGAATTTGAAGAGAACACCGGTTCCATCGCTTTCCGCGCCCGCTTTTCCAATCCCGCCAAGCTCCTGAAACATGGCGCCAGCGGCAAAGTGCGGCTCACCACGGAAATGGACAGCGCTATCATCATCCCGCAAAAAGCGGTGTTTGAAATGCAGGACAAAAACTATGTCTTCGTGGTAGACGCTTCCAACAAGGTAACGATGCGGAATTTCGTTCCGCAGGCCCGGTTCTCTCATTTCTACATCGTAAAATCCGGCCTCAAACCCGGTGAACGTATCGTATGCGAAGGCGTGCGCAATATCCGCGACGGCGTACAGATCGCCCCCCGCACGGTGCCGATGGACAGTCTGCTGAGAATATAA
- a CDS encoding efflux RND transporter permease subunit, with amino-acid sequence MFEIFIKRPVLSLVISLIITLVGLLALFTLPVTQFPDIVPPSVTVTAKYTGANAEVSAKAVSTPLERAINGVPGMTYMSSVSSNDGITVIQVFFQVGTDPDQAAVNVQNRVATIIDELPEEVIKAGVTTEKEVNSMLLYLNVMSEDTSLDEQFIYNFADINVLQELKRIDGVGRAEIMGAKEYAMRIWLKPDRMLAYNVSSDEVIDAIRKQNIEAAPGKTGESSDKNPLLLQYVLRYTGKFFEPEQYKQIVLRAGADGSVLHLKDVADVEFGSLTYSMVSKTDGKPSASIMLKQRPGSNAREVINNVKKKMEEMKNTSFPPGMTYNFNYDVSRFLDASIHEVVRTLFEAFLLVFIVVFIFLQDFRSTLIPALAVPVALIGTLAFMQMMGFSINLLTLFALVLAIGIVVDNAIVVVEAVHVKMSEDHLPPMEATIAAMREISGALVAITLVMSAVFVPVAFLSGPVGVFYRQFSLTLAISIVISGINAVTLTPALCAIMLKATHGKPRKKSLLQRFFNGFNKGYSATENKYARLVSFIAGRKIITLIALAGFFVATWGASAILPSGFIPTEDQGMIYVNVTAPPGATVERTEEVLDQIQALAAQLDEVESVSTLAGYSLVNEVAGASYGMGMVNLKPWDERKASVNDIIAKLQKLSAGIADASIEFFPPPTVPGFGNASGFELRLLDRSGGGDLRQTAQITNNFIEALKKRPEIGSAFTSFDAEFPQYLIHVDQGMAAKKGVTTDNAMSNLQTLMGSYYASNFIRFGQMYKVMVQADPSFRTKPEDLLKLHVKNDRGEMVSYADFVKLERVYGPEQLTRYNMYTAAMINGDAAPGYSSSQAIEAVQEVAAKELPRGFSYEWSGMTREQILSGNQAIYIFAIVLVFVYLLLAAQYESFLLPLPVLLSLPAGIFGAFISLKLVGLENNIYAQVALVMLVGLLGKNAILIVEFAILRNKHGASVLEAAKEGAVSRLRPILMTSFAFIAGLIPLCIASGAGAMGNRSIGTAAAGGMLIGTLFGVIIIPGLYVLFASMMPKKKVELKAYTNE; translated from the coding sequence ATGTTTGAAATATTTATTAAAAGACCGGTGTTGTCACTGGTCATATCGCTTATTATCACACTGGTAGGCCTGCTGGCGCTTTTCACGCTGCCGGTCACCCAGTTCCCCGATATCGTGCCTCCCTCGGTGACCGTGACGGCCAAATACACCGGCGCCAACGCCGAAGTATCGGCCAAAGCAGTGTCCACCCCGCTGGAACGCGCTATCAACGGCGTACCGGGCATGACCTACATGTCGTCCGTGTCCAGCAACGACGGTATCACCGTTATACAGGTGTTTTTCCAGGTAGGCACCGACCCCGACCAGGCCGCTGTAAACGTACAGAACAGGGTGGCCACCATCATCGATGAATTACCCGAAGAAGTAATCAAAGCCGGTGTTACCACCGAAAAAGAAGTGAACAGTATGCTGCTGTATCTCAACGTGATGAGTGAAGACACCTCACTGGATGAACAGTTCATCTACAACTTCGCCGATATCAACGTATTGCAGGAACTGAAACGCATTGACGGGGTAGGCCGCGCTGAAATCATGGGCGCCAAGGAATATGCCATGCGCATATGGCTGAAGCCAGACCGCATGCTGGCCTACAACGTGTCTTCCGATGAAGTCATCGACGCTATCCGCAAACAAAACATCGAAGCCGCTCCCGGTAAAACCGGTGAAAGCTCCGATAAAAATCCCCTCCTGCTGCAATATGTGCTCCGCTATACCGGCAAGTTCTTTGAACCGGAACAATACAAGCAGATCGTACTGAGGGCCGGCGCCGACGGATCGGTGCTTCATCTCAAAGATGTGGCAGACGTGGAGTTTGGCTCCCTCACCTATAGCATGGTGTCCAAAACAGACGGCAAACCATCGGCCTCCATCATGCTCAAACAAAGGCCCGGCTCCAATGCCCGCGAGGTGATCAACAATGTAAAGAAAAAGATGGAAGAGATGAAAAACACCTCTTTCCCTCCCGGCATGACCTACAACTTCAACTATGACGTTTCCCGCTTCCTCGACGCCTCTATCCATGAAGTGGTACGCACCCTCTTTGAAGCGTTCCTGCTCGTGTTCATCGTGGTGTTCATCTTCCTGCAGGATTTCCGGTCCACGCTCATCCCCGCACTGGCAGTACCGGTAGCCCTTATCGGCACGCTCGCTTTCATGCAGATGATGGGCTTCTCCATCAACCTGCTTACCCTCTTCGCCCTGGTGCTGGCCATCGGTATTGTGGTGGACAACGCTATTGTAGTGGTGGAAGCAGTACACGTGAAGATGAGCGAAGACCATCTCCCGCCCATGGAGGCCACCATCGCCGCGATGCGCGAAATCAGCGGCGCACTCGTGGCCATCACCCTCGTCATGTCGGCGGTGTTCGTGCCCGTGGCCTTCCTCTCCGGACCGGTAGGCGTATTCTATCGCCAGTTCTCGCTCACGCTGGCTATTTCCATCGTGATATCCGGTATCAACGCGGTAACGTTAACGCCTGCACTCTGCGCTATCATGCTCAAAGCCACCCACGGCAAACCGCGTAAAAAGAGCCTGTTGCAGCGTTTCTTCAACGGCTTCAATAAAGGATACAGCGCTACGGAAAATAAATACGCCAGACTGGTAAGCTTTATCGCCGGCCGCAAAATCATCACACTGATTGCCCTCGCCGGCTTCTTCGTGGCCACCTGGGGCGCCAGCGCTATCCTGCCTTCCGGCTTTATCCCTACTGAAGACCAGGGCATGATCTATGTCAACGTAACGGCCCCTCCCGGCGCTACGGTAGAACGTACCGAAGAAGTGCTGGACCAGATACAGGCCCTCGCAGCACAGCTGGACGAAGTAGAATCCGTGTCCACCCTCGCCGGCTACAGCCTCGTAAACGAGGTGGCAGGCGCCTCCTACGGCATGGGCATGGTCAATCTCAAACCATGGGATGAACGTAAAGCTTCCGTCAACGATATCATCGCCAAACTGCAAAAGTTGTCTGCCGGCATCGCTGACGCCAGCATCGAATTTTTCCCGCCGCCAACAGTACCCGGTTTCGGTAATGCCAGCGGCTTCGAGCTGCGCCTGCTGGACCGCAGCGGTGGCGGCGATCTGCGGCAGACCGCCCAGATCACCAACAACTTCATCGAAGCCCTGAAAAAACGGCCGGAAATAGGCAGTGCCTTCACCAGCTTCGATGCAGAGTTCCCGCAATACCTCATCCACGTGGACCAGGGCATGGCTGCCAAAAAAGGCGTCACCACCGACAATGCCATGAGTAACCTGCAAACGCTGATGGGCAGCTATTATGCATCCAACTTCATCCGCTTCGGGCAGATGTACAAAGTGATGGTGCAAGCCGATCCTTCCTTCAGGACCAAACCCGAAGACCTGCTGAAACTGCATGTTAAAAACGACCGTGGAGAAATGGTATCCTATGCCGATTTCGTGAAACTGGAACGGGTATACGGACCGGAGCAGCTTACCCGCTACAACATGTACACCGCCGCCATGATCAATGGCGACGCCGCCCCCGGCTACAGCAGCAGCCAGGCTATTGAAGCCGTACAGGAAGTGGCCGCCAAAGAACTGCCCAGGGGCTTCAGCTACGAATGGAGCGGTATGACCCGTGAACAGATCCTCTCCGGTAACCAGGCGATATACATCTTTGCCATCGTATTGGTATTCGTATACCTGCTGCTGGCCGCACAGTACGAGAGCTTCCTGCTGCCTTTGCCGGTACTGCTCTCCCTGCCTGCCGGTATTTTCGGCGCTTTCATCTCCCTTAAACTGGTAGGACTGGAAAACAACATCTATGCGCAGGTGGCGCTGGTGATGCTGGTGGGCCTGCTCGGCAAAAACGCGATCCTCATCGTGGAATTTGCGATCCTGCGCAATAAACACGGCGCTTCTGTTCTCGAAGCTGCCAAAGAGGGCGCGGTGTCCAGGCTGAGGCCTATCCTGATGACCTCCTTCGCCTTTATTGCCGGCCTGATCCCGCTGTGTATCGCTTCAGGCGCAGGCGCCATGGGCAACCGCTCCATTGGCACCGCTGCCGCCGGCGGCATGCTGATAGGCACCCTCTTCGGTGTTATTATCATCCCCGGCCTCTATGTGCTGTTTGCCTCTATGATGCCGAAAAAGAAAGTTGAACTGAAAGCTTACACCAATGAATAA
- a CDS encoding prolyl oligopeptidase family serine peptidase — protein MNYCRYLLFCCCLLLAAVCSQAQDLDAFSYETYYHHGDTLRYRLLTPANYDVHKKYPLIVFLHGAGERGYDNNAQLLHGGTMFLRDSLRNKYPAFVLAPQCPTGSTWAPMSLERDSTGKIIRGDFPLDAPAPPATAALNVLLDSLLSSGKIDKKRVYIGGLSMGGMGTFYMITKRPELFAAAFPICGAGNVAAADRFARKVPVWIFHGGADGVVPVEGSRAYDAKLKSLHADYRYTEYPGVGHNSWDNVFVEPDLFRWLFSHKKK, from the coding sequence ATGAACTACTGCAGATACCTCCTTTTTTGCTGTTGCCTCCTGCTGGCCGCTGTATGCAGCCAGGCGCAGGACCTCGACGCGTTCAGCTATGAAACCTATTACCATCATGGCGACACCCTGCGCTACCGCCTGCTGACACCGGCCAACTACGATGTGCACAAAAAATATCCGCTGATCGTTTTCCTGCATGGCGCCGGTGAGCGGGGATATGATAACAACGCGCAACTGCTGCATGGCGGTACCATGTTCCTGCGGGATTCTCTGCGCAACAAATACCCGGCCTTTGTACTGGCGCCGCAATGCCCTACGGGCAGCACCTGGGCGCCGATGAGCCTCGAACGGGACAGCACCGGTAAAATCATCCGAGGGGACTTTCCGCTGGACGCCCCCGCTCCGCCGGCCACGGCAGCGCTCAATGTGCTGCTGGACAGCCTGTTGTCCAGCGGAAAAATCGATAAGAAAAGAGTATATATCGGCGGCCTGTCCATGGGAGGCATGGGCACATTCTACATGATCACCAAAAGACCTGAATTGTTTGCGGCGGCGTTCCCTATCTGCGGCGCAGGCAACGTGGCGGCTGCCGACCGTTTTGCCCGTAAAGTGCCGGTTTGGATATTCCATGGCGGGGCTGACGGTGTAGTACCGGTGGAAGGCTCCCGTGCATATGATGCCAAACTGAAATCCCTCCATGCGGACTACAGATATACTGAATATCCCGGCGTAGGCCATAATAGCTGGGACAATGTGTTCGTGGAACCGGACCTTTTCCGCTGGCTGTTCTCTCACAAAAAGAAATAA
- the hemL gene encoding glutamate-1-semialdehyde 2,1-aminomutase gives MYSYSKSEMLFGKAKEVIPGGVNSPVRAFKSVGGVPVFMQRAQGPFMYDVDGNRYIDYINSWGPMILGHAYEPVVKAIQEYAAFSTSFGAPTELEIKIAELIVSMVPNIDMVRMVNSGTEACMTALRLARGYTGRNKFIKFEGCYHGHADAFLVSAGSGVATLGIQSVPGVTATVADDTLTAPYNNLPAVEQLIAGNPEQIAAIIVEPVAGNMGCILPQPGFLEGLRQLCDANGILLIFDEVMTGFRLARGGAQELFGIRADLVTFGKIIGAGMPVGAVAGPKAIMENLAPAGKVYQAGTLSGNPIAMIAGYTLLQTLNENPVIYQQLQEKADYLVSGLREAFGASGSVYQINTLGSMLSVHFTEYPIIDFTSASAANNELFRRFFHAMLERGVYLPPSAFESWFMCNALTTEELDATIQAAKAAMQAIKQ, from the coding sequence ATGTACAGCTACAGCAAAAGTGAAATGTTATTCGGGAAAGCCAAAGAGGTTATCCCCGGCGGCGTAAACTCCCCCGTGCGTGCATTCAAAAGCGTAGGTGGCGTACCGGTATTCATGCAACGCGCCCAGGGCCCCTTCATGTATGATGTGGACGGCAACAGGTATATTGATTATATCAACTCCTGGGGCCCAATGATCCTCGGGCACGCTTATGAACCCGTAGTAAAAGCCATCCAGGAATATGCCGCCTTCTCCACTTCCTTTGGCGCGCCTACAGAACTGGAAATAAAAATTGCGGAGCTCATTGTGAGCATGGTGCCCAATATCGACATGGTACGTATGGTGAACTCCGGTACCGAAGCCTGTATGACCGCCCTCCGGCTGGCCCGTGGCTATACCGGCCGCAATAAATTCATCAAATTCGAGGGTTGTTACCATGGGCATGCAGATGCATTCCTGGTAAGCGCCGGCAGTGGCGTGGCCACGCTCGGCATCCAGTCCGTTCCCGGTGTGACCGCTACCGTAGCAGACGACACGCTGACTGCCCCTTACAATAATCTTCCTGCGGTAGAACAGCTGATCGCCGGCAATCCGGAGCAGATCGCTGCCATCATCGTGGAACCGGTGGCCGGCAACATGGGCTGTATCCTGCCCCAGCCGGGCTTCCTGGAAGGACTGCGCCAGCTCTGCGATGCCAACGGCATCCTGCTCATCTTTGATGAAGTGATGACCGGCTTCCGCCTCGCCCGCGGCGGCGCACAGGAACTGTTCGGTATCCGTGCCGATCTCGTTACCTTCGGTAAAATCATCGGCGCCGGTATGCCTGTAGGCGCTGTGGCTGGCCCCAAAGCTATCATGGAGAACCTGGCCCCTGCCGGAAAAGTATACCAGGCAGGCACCCTGAGCGGTAACCCTATTGCCATGATCGCCGGCTATACGCTGTTACAGACACTGAATGAAAATCCGGTGATCTACCAACAGCTGCAGGAAAAAGCAGATTACCTCGTCAGCGGCCTCCGCGAAGCATTTGGCGCATCCGGCAGCGTTTACCAGATCAATACCCTGGGATCTATGCTCAGCGTACACTTTACCGAATATCCGATTATTGACTTCACCAGCGCCTCCGCTGCCAATAACGAATTGTTCAGACGCTTCTTCCATGCCATGCTCGAACGCGGCGTATACCTGCCACCATCAGCGTTTGAAAGCTGGTTCATGTGTAATGCGCTGACCACAGAAGAACTTGATGCCACTATCCAGGCAGCCAAAGCTGCTATGCAGGCCATCAAACAATAG